Proteins encoded together in one Shumkonia mesophila window:
- a CDS encoding nickel-dependent lactate racemase family protein → MRLDKVGVIVPGLEGFAFPRMVTIEQHFPRDAVGDVASELADQLAAAPLPDIAGKSIAITAGSRGIPHIVDVLATAVRFLRARGAAPFVIPAMGSHGGGTAEGQAAVLTHQGISESSIGAPIRASMEVMPAARMADGTPLFCDRLAFQSDGIVVLNKIKPHSSFRGEWESGLVKMIVIGLGKRQGAEMVHGHSILEFSRVIPEAGRSPPRRDADPVRRRRGRERLRRSGARRRRHARCDLSARA, encoded by the coding sequence ATGCGTCTGGATAAGGTTGGGGTGATTGTCCCGGGGCTCGAAGGCTTCGCTTTTCCCCGCATGGTGACGATCGAGCAGCATTTTCCCCGGGACGCTGTCGGCGACGTCGCCTCCGAACTGGCCGATCAACTGGCGGCGGCCCCGTTGCCGGATATCGCCGGAAAATCCATCGCCATTACCGCGGGCAGCCGGGGCATCCCGCATATCGTCGATGTCCTGGCCACGGCCGTCCGATTTCTGCGGGCGCGGGGGGCGGCTCCCTTCGTCATCCCGGCCATGGGCAGCCACGGCGGCGGGACCGCCGAGGGGCAGGCCGCGGTTCTCACCCATCAAGGCATCAGCGAATCCAGCATCGGGGCGCCGATCCGGGCCAGCATGGAGGTGATGCCGGCGGCCCGAATGGCCGACGGAACGCCCCTTTTCTGCGACAGGCTGGCCTTCCAGTCCGACGGCATCGTCGTCCTCAACAAGATCAAACCGCACTCCAGCTTCCGCGGCGAGTGGGAAAGCGGCCTGGTGAAGATGATCGTCATCGGCCTCGGCAAGCGCCAGGGCGCCGAAATGGTCCACGGCCACAGCATCCTCGAGTTTTCCCGCGTCATTCCCGAGGCCGGACGGAGCCCTCCTCGCCGCGACGCCGATCCTGTGCGGCGTCGGCGTGGTCGAGAACGCCTACGGCGATCTGGCGCGCGTCGACGTCGTCATGCCCGATGCGATCTTTCCGCGCGAGCGTGA
- a CDS encoding DUF6282 family protein: MNKIDQLLRGAVDMHCHSGPGIFKRLLDHAEAAKEAASVGMSGLVLKDQHSMTAVAATLINRHVLPEGSPLTVFGSLVLNNATGGITPFTVEAALKYGARIIWMPTFSAKKHKEYHDWMASQNIANTSPKASIKLLPEPLLTVTDDLGRLLPQITTICELIAEADAVLGLGHISRPEFDAVIVEAKRCGVKRILLPHPEHIHLLSIDEMKAYAAQGVVLEHSYTLVYSKKLTHDYLFEMIRGVGAESTCIGSDMGQPGRPSPVQGFREFIAAMLERGLSEEEIRQVIGGTARRFLGMDDH, encoded by the coding sequence ATGAATAAAATCGATCAGCTCCTCCGTGGCGCGGTGGACATGCATTGCCATTCCGGTCCGGGGATCTTCAAGCGGCTGCTTGACCACGCCGAGGCCGCGAAGGAAGCGGCCTCGGTCGGGATGAGCGGGCTGGTCCTGAAGGACCAGCATTCGATGACGGCGGTCGCCGCCACGCTCATTAACAGGCACGTCCTGCCGGAAGGCAGCCCGCTGACCGTCTTCGGCAGCTTGGTGCTGAACAACGCCACCGGGGGCATCACCCCCTTCACCGTCGAGGCTGCCCTAAAGTACGGCGCCAGGATCATCTGGATGCCGACGTTCTCGGCCAAGAAGCACAAGGAATATCATGACTGGATGGCGTCCCAGAACATCGCCAACACCAGTCCCAAGGCGTCGATCAAGTTGCTGCCGGAGCCCCTTCTTACCGTCACCGACGACCTGGGCCGGCTGCTGCCGCAGATCACGACAATCTGCGAACTGATCGCCGAGGCCGATGCCGTTCTCGGGCTGGGTCACATCTCGCGGCCGGAGTTCGACGCGGTGATCGTCGAGGCCAAGCGGTGCGGGGTCAAGCGCATCCTGCTGCCGCATCCCGAACACATCCATCTTCTCTCGATCGACGAGATGAAGGCCTATGCCGCCCAGGGAGTAGTCCTGGAGCACAGCTATACGCTGGTCTACTCGAAGAAGCTGACCCATGACTACCTGTTCGAGATGATCCGCGGCGTCGGCGCCGAATCGACCTGTATCGGCTCCGACATGGGTCAGCCGGGCCGGCCGTCGCCGGTTCAGGGATTCCGCGAATTCATTGCCGCCATGCTGGAGAGGGGACTGTCGGAGGAGGAAATCCGTCAGGTGATTGGCGGAACGGCCCGCCGCTTTCTGGGCATGGATGATCACTAG